One region of Cydia fagiglandana chromosome 15, ilCydFagi1.1, whole genome shotgun sequence genomic DNA includes:
- the LOC134671423 gene encoding small ribosomal subunit protein eS19A produces MRSVTLKDVEQDKVVKTVAAHLKKTGKVKVPEHMDLVKTARFKELAPYDPDWFYVRCAAILRHIYIRSPVGVKTVTKIFGGRKRNGVTPSHFCRSSGSIARKALQALEALKLVEQVQDGGRILTVQGRRDLDRIAAQVKLKAKQAAKQQVIVL; encoded by the exons ATGCGTTCCGTCACGCTTAAGGATGTTGAACAAGACAAGGTCGTCAAGACCGTTGCTGCCCACTtgaaaaa GACGGGCAAGGTCAAGGTCCCAGAACACATGGACCTTGTGAAGACCGCTCGCTTCAAGGAGCTGGCTCCGTACGACCCCGATTGGTTCTATGTACGCTGTGCCGCCATCCTGCGTCACATCTACATCCGCTCCCCCGTCGGAGTCAAGACCGTCACCAAGATCTTTGGTGGCCGCAAACGTAATGGTGTCACACCCTCACACTTCTGCAG ATCGTCTGGCAGCATCGCCCGCAAGGCGCTCCAGGCCTTGGAAGCCTTGAAGCTCGTTGAGCAGGTCCAGGATGGAGGCCGCATCCTCACCGTCCAGGGCAGGCGTGATCTCGACAGGATCGCCGCTCAGGTCAAGCTAAAGGCCAAGCAGGCGGCCAAGCAGCAGGTCATCGTGCTGTAA